A single region of the Nicotiana sylvestris chromosome 6, ASM39365v2, whole genome shotgun sequence genome encodes:
- the LOC104212806 gene encoding sucrose synthase has product MAERALTRVHSLRERLDATLAAHRNEILLFLSRIESHGKGILKPHQLLAEFDAIRQDDKKKLNDHAFEELLKSTQEAIVLPPWVALAIRLRPGVWEYVRVNVNALVVEELTVPEYLHFKEELVDGTSNGNFVLELDFEPFTASFPKPTLTKSIGNGVEFLNRHLSAKMFHDKESMTPLLEFLRVHNYKGKTMMLNDRIQNLTTLQNVLRKAEEYLIMLPPETPFSEFEHKFQEIGLEKGWGDTAERVLEMICMLLDLLEAPDSCTLEKFLGRIPMVFNVVILSPHGYFAQENVLGYPDTGGQVVYILDQVPALEREMLKRLKEQGLDITPRILIVTRLLPDAVGTTCGQQLEKVYGAEHSHILRVPFRTEKGIVRKWISRFEVWPYMETFTEDVAKELAAELQAKPDLIIGNYSEGNLVASLLAHKLGVTQCTIAHALEKTKYPDSDIYWKKFDEKYHFSSQFTADLIAMNHTDFIITSTFQEIAGSKDTVGQYESHQAFTMPGLYRVVHGIDVFDPKFNIVSPGADINLYFPYSEKEKRLTALHPEIEELLYSDVENEEHLCVLKDRNKPILFTMARLDRVKNLTGLVEWYAKNARLRELVNLVVVGGDRRKESKDLEEQAEMKKMYELIKTHNLNGQFRWISSQMNRVRNGELYRYIADTRGAFVQPAFYEAFGLTVVEAMTCGLPTFATNHGGPAEIIVNGKSGFHIDPYHGEQAADLLADFFEKCKTEPYHWETISTGGLKRIQEKYTWQIYSERLLTLAAVYGFWKHVSKLDRLEIRRYLEMFYALKYRKMAEAVPLAAE; this is encoded by the exons ATGGCTGAACGTGCTCTGACTCGTGTTCACAGCCTTCGTGAACGTCTTGATGCCACTTTGGCTGCACATCGCAATGAGATATTGCTGTTTCTTTCAAG GATTGAAAGCCATGGAAAAGGGATCTTGAAACCTCACCAGCTATTGGCTGAGTTCGATGCAATTCGCCAAGATGACAAAAAGAAGCTGAATGATCATGCATTTGAAGAACTCCTGAAATCTACTCAG GAAGCGATTGTTCTGCCACCTTGGGTTGCACTTGCCATTCGTTTGAGGCCTGGTGTGTGGGAATATGTCCGTGTGAATGTTAATGCTCTAGTCGTTGAGGAGCTGACCGTCCCTGAGTATTTGCATTTTAAGGAAGAACTTGTTGATGGAAC CTCCAATGGAAATTTCGTTCTCGAGTTGGATTTTGAGCCCTTCACTGCATCCTTTCCTAAACCGACCCTCACCAAATCTATTGGGAATGGAGTTGAATTCCTCAATAGGCACCTTTCTGCGAAAATGTTCCATGACAAGGAAAGCATGACCCCGCTTCTTGAATTTCTTCGGGTTCACAATTATAAGGGCAAG ACAATGATGCTGAATGACAGAATACAGAATTTAACCACTCTGCAAAATGTCCTAAGGAAGGCAGAGGAATACCTTATTATGCTTCCCCCTGAAACTCCATTTTCCGAATTCGAACACAAGTTCCAAGAAATTGGATTGGAGAAGGGATGGGGCGACACTGCGGAGCGCGTGCTAGAGATGATATGCATGCTTCTTGATCTCCTTGAGGCTCCCGACTCCTGTACTCTTGAGAAGTTCCTAGGGAGAATTCCTATGGTGTTCAACGTGGTTATCCTTTCCCCCCATGGATATTTCGCCCAGGAAAATGTCTTGGGTTACCCCGACACTGGTGGCCAG GTTGTCTACATATTAGATCAAGTTCCAGCCTTGGAGCGTGAAATGCTTAAGCGCCTAAAGGAGCAAGGACTTGATATAACACCGCGTATTCTTATT GTTACTCGTCTGCTGCCtgatgcagttggaacaactTGTGGTCAGCAGCTTGAGAAGGTGTATGGAGCCGAGCACTCACATATTCTTAGGGTCCCCTTTAGGACCGAGAAGGGCATTGTTCGCAAATGGATATCTCGCTTTGAAGTGTGGCCATACATGGAGACTTTCACTGAG GATGTTGCAAAAGAACTTGCTGCAGAACTGCAGGCCAAGCCAGATTTGATAATTGGCAACTATAGCGAGGGAAATCTTGTGGCTTCATTGCTGGCTCACAAGTTAGGCGTAACGCAG TGCACCATTGCCCATGCATTGGAGAAAACAAAGTATCCTGATTCTGACATCTACTGGAAAAAATTTGACGAAAAATACCATTTCTCGTCCCAGTTTACCGCTGATCTTATTGCAATGAATCACACCGATTTTATCATCACCAGCACTTTCCAGGAGATAGCAGGAAG CAAGGACACTGTCGGACAGTACGAGAGTCACCAGGCATTCACAATGCCTGGATTGTACAGAGTCGTTCACGGCATTGATGTGTTCGATCCCAAATTCAACATTGTCTCACCTGGAGCTGATATAAACCTGTATTTCCCATATTCCGAGAAGGAAAAGAGATTGACAGCACTTCACCCTGAAATTGAGGAGCTTCTGTACAGTGATGTTGAGAACGAGGAACATCT GTGTGTGCTAAAGGACAGGAATAAGCCAATCTTATTCACAATGGCGAGATTGGATCGTGTGAAGAACTTAACCGGACTTGTTGAGTGGTACGCCAAGAACGCACGGCTAAGGGAGTTGGTTAACCTTGTTGTCGTTGGTGGAGACCGAAGGAAGGAATCCAAAGATTTGGAAGAGCAAGCAGAGATGAAGAAGATGTATGAGCTAATAAAGACTCACAATTTAAATGGCCAATTCAGATGGATTTCTTCACAGATGAACCGAGTAAGGAACGGCGAACTCTACCGATACATTGCCGACACTAGGGGAGCTTTCGTGCAGCCTGCATTCTATGAGGCTTTCGGTTTGACTGTTGTTGAGGCCATGACCTGTGGTTTGCCTACATTTGCAACTAATCATGGCGGTCCAGCTGAGATCATCGTTAACGGAAAATCCGGCTTCCATATCGATCCATATCACGGTGAGCAAGCTGCTGATCTGCTAGCTGATTTCTTTGAGAAATGTAAGACGGAACCTTATCATTGGGAAACTATTTCAACCGGTGGCCTGAAGCGCATCCAAGAGAA GTACACGTGGCAAATCTACTCGGAGAGATTATTGACGTTGGCTGCTGTTTACGGTTTCTGGAAACATGTTTCTAAGCTTGATCGTCTAGAAATCCGTCGATATCTTGAAATGTTTTATGCTCTCAAATACCGGAAGATG GCTGAAGCTGTTCCATTGGCTGCTGAATGA